A section of the Trichomycterus rosablanca isolate fTriRos1 chromosome 6, fTriRos1.hap1, whole genome shotgun sequence genome encodes:
- the txnrd3 gene encoding thioredoxin reductase 3, translated as MPPVEKETGQIKARIQELIDTNSVLVFSKSFCPFCKKVKELFQELNVKCNVLELDLIENGSNYQDLLLEMTGQKTVPNVFINKTHLGGCDKTIQAHKDGLLQQLLGAESEVYDYDLIVIGGGSGGLSCSKEAAALGKKVMVLDYVVPTPMGTSWGLGGTCVNVGCIPKKLMHQTALLHTALEDARKFGWEFSEQVTHNWETMKTAVNNYIGSLNWGYRVSLQDKKVNYVNAYAEFVEPHKIKATNKRGKETFYTAAKFVLATGERPCYLGIPGDKEYCITSDDLFSLPYCPGKTLVVGASYVALECGGFLAGLGLDVTVMVRSILLRGFDQDMANRAGDHMETHGVKFLRKFVPVKVEQLEAGTPGRLKVTAKSTDTDEIFEGEYNTVLIAVGRDACTGKIGLEKVGVNVSPKNGKIPVNDEEQTNVPHIYAIGDILEGKWELTPVAVHAGKLLARRLFAGATAKCDYVNVPTTVFTPLEYGSCGLSEEKSIELHGEQNLEIYHSLFWPLEYTLPSRDNNRCYAKIICNKLDNYRVIGFHYLGPNAGEVTQGFGAAIKCGLTKEQLDTTIGIHPTCAEIFTTMEVTKRSGGDITQSGC; from the exons ATGCCGCCGGTAGAGAAGGAAACCGGGCAGATTAAAGCCCGAATACAGGAGCTGATCGATACCAACTCGGTGCTGGTCTTTAGTAAAAGCTTCTGCCCGTTCTGTAAAAAG GTGAAAGAGCTTTTTCAGGAGTTGAATGTAAAATGCAATGTCCTAGAGCTGGATTTAATTG AGAATGGCTCCAACTACCAGGACTTGCTGTTGGAGATGACTGGGCAGAAAACCGTCCCCAACGTCTTCATCAACAAGACCCATCTCGGAGGCTGTGACAAGACCATCCAG GCACATAAAGATGGTCTCCTACAGCAGCTGCTGGGAGCGGAGAGCGAGGTGTACGACTACGACCTCATCGTGATAGGAGGTGGTTCCGGCGGCCTGTCCTGCTCAAAG GAAGCTGCTGCTTTGGGGAAGAAGGTCATGGTTCTGGATTACGTTGTCCCCACACCTATGGGTACTTCATGGG gTCTGGGTGGAACATGTGTGAATGTGGGCTGCATCCCTAAAAAGCTGATGCATCAGACTGCACTCCTTCATACTGCCTTGGAGGACGCTCGCAAGTTCGGGTGGGAGTTTAGTGAACAAG TGACTCACAACTGGGAGACGATGAAGACTGCAGTGAATAACTACATCGGCTCCCTGAACTGGGGATACAGAGTGTCTCTACAAGACAAGAAAGTCAATTACGTCAATGCTTATGCAGAGTTTGTGGAGCCTCACAAAATCAAG GCCACAAACAAGCGAGGCAAGGAAACCTTCTACACAGCAGCTAAGTTTGTGCTGGCAACAGGAGAGCGGCCGTGCTACTTGGGCATCCCTGGAGATAAGGAATACTGTATCACCAG TGACGACCTCTTCTCCTTACCCTACTGTCCCGGTAAGACGTTGGTCGTCGGAGCATCCTATGTTGCATTGGAATGTGGGGGATTCCTAGCCGGTCTGGGGCTCGATGTGACCGTAATGGTTCGCTCAATTCTACTGAGAGGATTCGACCAGGACATGGCCAATCGTGCAGGGGACCACATGGAGACACATGGGGTCAAATTCCTCAGAAAGTTTGTTCCTGTTAAG GTGGAACAGCTTGAGGCTGGCACTCCAGGTCGATTGAAAGTGACTGCCAAGTCTACTGACACTGATGAAATCTTTGAAGGAGAGTACAACACT GTCTTGATTGCTGTCGGTCGTGATGCCTGCACAGGAAAAATTGGTCTTGAAAAGGTTGGAGTGAACGTCAGCCCAAA GAATGGAAAGATCCCAGTAAATGATGAGGAGCAGACCAATGTCCCACACATCTACGCCATCGGCGACATTCTGGAGGGTAAATGGGAGCTGACACCTGTAGCTGTTCATGCTGGCAAGCTACTGGCTCGCAGGCTGTTTGCAGGTGCTACTGCCAAG TGTGACTACGTGAACGTTCCCACAACCGTGTTCACACCTCTGGAGTACGGCAGCTGTGGTCTCTCCGAGGAAAAATCCATCGAGCTTCATGGAGAGCAAAACCTTGAG atTTATCACAGTCTGTTCTGGCCTCTGGAGTACACCTTGCCCAGTAGGGACAACAACAGATGCTATGCCAAAATCATCTGCAACAAATTGGACAAT tacCGTGTGATCGGTTTTCACTACCTGGGTCCTAATGCTGGGGAGGTGACTCAGGGATTTGGAGCTGCCATCAAGTGTGGATTGACCAAAGAGCAGCTGGATACCACCATTGGTATACACCCAACCTGTGctgag ATCTTCACTACGATGGAGGTGACCAAGAGGTCAGGTGGTGACATCACGCAGTCTGGTTGCTGA